The following are encoded in a window of Prochlorococcus marinus CUG1417 genomic DNA:
- a CDS encoding NnrU family protein, with the protein METHKTSLIILLLILIFAVIHSGGAALRTKAESIMGPRLWRLCFVFLSLPSAIILISYFLAHRYDGIRLWNFQGNNLVFVMVWFLTALSFLFLYPATYNLLEIPSVLKPKVRIYGTGIMRITRHPQAFGQIIWCVAHTLWIGTSFTLVTSIGLILHHLFAIWHGDKRLANRFGEEFEKYKKDTSIIPFMAILEGRQEFKMKEFFRLSQLGIIVAIGVLWWSHQYINIAVKTFNSSFLSEFFN; encoded by the coding sequence ATGGAGACTCATAAAACTTCTTTAATAATCTTGCTATTGATTTTGATTTTTGCAGTAATTCATAGTGGTGGAGCTGCTTTAAGAACCAAAGCAGAATCTATTATGGGTCCAAGGTTATGGCGGTTGTGTTTTGTTTTTTTAAGTTTGCCATCTGCAATTATCTTGATTAGTTATTTTTTAGCTCATAGATATGACGGAATCAGGTTATGGAATTTTCAAGGTAATAATCTTGTTTTTGTAATGGTTTGGTTTTTAACTGCATTAAGTTTTTTATTTTTATATCCCGCTACTTACAATTTGCTAGAAATCCCCTCGGTTTTAAAACCTAAAGTAAGAATCTATGGAACTGGGATAATGAGAATCACTAGACATCCTCAAGCATTTGGTCAGATAATTTGGTGTGTTGCTCATACTTTATGGATTGGCACATCATTCACATTAGTAACTTCTATTGGCTTAATTTTGCATCATCTTTTTGCAATCTGGCATGGTGATAAAAGATTGGCAAATAGATTCGGGGAAGAATTTGAAAAATATAAAAAAGATACTTCCATAATCCCTTTCATGGCAATTCTTGAAGGGAGGCAAGAATTTAAGATGAAAGAATTTTTTAGATTATCTCAGCTTGGTATAATTGTCGCTATTGGCGTACTTTGGTGGTCCCATCAGTACATAAATATTGCTGTTAAAACATTTAATTCATCATTTTTGTCTGAATTTTTCAATTGA
- a CDS encoding DUF3172 domain-containing protein — MNRSSSNRRPRRGSNRNYYPSNPRGSRDIDPNGQINGRLPASSEQKINLSSGTIAVLAGVLILGVGIGSAITSTTDGGQGNIASQQQLDMAVPDPEFCRQWGASAFVIDVEMYTTLNPSTSFVTQPALQPGCVIRRENWTVLQKQGAISNEDVRECKQRMNTFAYIGSIRDKPIVKCVYQTDVNENKFIIKGDGQAEDGGVGINKEAIQF, encoded by the coding sequence GTGAATAGATCATCCTCAAATAGAAGGCCAAGGAGAGGCTCAAATAGAAATTATTATCCTTCAAATCCAAGAGGTTCAAGAGATATTGATCCTAACGGACAAATAAATGGCAGATTGCCTGCCTCTTCTGAACAAAAGATCAACTTAAGTTCAGGAACTATTGCTGTACTTGCGGGAGTACTCATTTTAGGAGTTGGTATTGGGAGTGCTATCACAAGTACAACAGACGGCGGACAGGGAAATATAGCTAGTCAACAACAATTAGATATGGCTGTTCCAGATCCTGAATTTTGTAGACAATGGGGAGCTAGTGCTTTTGTGATTGATGTTGAAATGTATACTACTCTGAATCCATCTACGAGTTTTGTAACGCAACCAGCTCTTCAACCGGGGTGTGTGATTAGAAGGGAGAATTGGACAGTTTTACAAAAACAAGGCGCAATTAGTAATGAAGATGTAAGAGAATGTAAGCAAAGGATGAATACTTTTGCTTACATTGGATCTATAAGGGATAAGCCAATAGTTAAGTGCGTTTACCAGACTGATGTAAATGAAAATAAATTTATAATTAAAGGCGATGGACAAGCCGAAGATGGAGGAGTAGGTATTAATAAAGAAGCAATTCAGTTTTGA
- the pds gene encoding 15-cis-phytoene desaturase, translating into MRVVIAGAGLAGLSCAKYLVDNGHIPIVLEARDVLGGKVAAWKDEDGDWYETGLHIFFGAYPNMLQLFKELDIEDRLQWKSHSMIFNQPSEPGTYSRFDFPDIPAPVNGVSAILSNNDMLSWNEKILFGLGLVPAMLRGQKYLDKCDTKSWTDWLKEHNIPERVNDEVFIAMSKALNFIGPDEISSTVLLTALNRFLQEKNGSKMAFLDGAPPERLCQPMVDYITARGGEVHMNSPLRQINLNEDSTVKSFTIASLDKNEKKDLTADAYVSAMPVDLFKLMIPQQWKGLDAFSKLDGLNGVPVINIHLWFDKKLTDIDHLLFSRSPLLSVYADMSITCKEYEDPNRSMLELVFAPAKDWINRSDQDIVDATMEELKKLFPTHFMGDDKTKLRKYKVVKTPRSVYKAVPGCQDFRPSQKSPIKNFFLAGDYTMQKYLASMEGAVLSGKLCAESINKEYSKKPQNVSK; encoded by the coding sequence ATGCGTGTTGTAATTGCTGGTGCTGGTTTAGCGGGTTTATCTTGTGCTAAATATTTAGTTGATAATGGACACATCCCAATTGTACTCGAAGCCAGAGATGTTCTAGGTGGCAAAGTTGCTGCATGGAAAGATGAAGATGGAGATTGGTATGAAACTGGTTTGCATATATTTTTTGGTGCCTATCCTAATATGTTGCAACTTTTCAAGGAATTAGATATTGAAGATAGACTTCAATGGAAAAGCCATTCAATGATTTTTAACCAGCCATCAGAGCCTGGTACTTACAGTAGATTTGACTTCCCGGACATACCCGCTCCCGTTAATGGAGTTTCAGCGATACTGAGCAATAATGATATGCTTTCATGGAATGAAAAGATTCTATTTGGATTAGGTTTAGTGCCTGCAATGTTAAGAGGCCAAAAATACTTAGATAAATGTGATACGAAATCATGGACAGATTGGCTTAAAGAGCACAATATTCCGGAAAGAGTTAATGATGAAGTTTTCATAGCCATGAGCAAAGCTTTAAATTTCATTGGGCCGGATGAAATATCATCTACAGTTTTATTAACAGCATTAAACAGATTTTTACAAGAAAAAAATGGTTCTAAAATGGCATTTCTTGACGGAGCCCCTCCAGAAAGACTTTGCCAGCCAATGGTTGATTATATTACCGCTCGTGGTGGAGAAGTTCACATGAATAGCCCATTAAGGCAAATTAACCTTAATGAAGACAGCACAGTTAAAAGCTTTACTATTGCCTCTTTAGATAAAAATGAAAAGAAAGATCTAACGGCAGATGCTTATGTAAGCGCAATGCCTGTAGATCTCTTTAAATTAATGATCCCTCAACAATGGAAAGGATTAGATGCTTTTTCAAAATTAGATGGTTTAAATGGTGTACCAGTCATTAATATCCATTTATGGTTTGACAAAAAATTAACAGATATCGACCATCTACTATTTAGCAGATCACCACTTCTTAGCGTTTACGCAGATATGAGTATTACATGTAAAGAATACGAAGATCCAAATAGATCAATGCTTGAATTGGTTTTCGCACCAGCTAAAGATTGGATAAATAGAAGTGATCAAGATATCGTTGATGCAACTATGGAAGAGTTGAAGAAATTATTCCCAACACATTTCATGGGTGACGATAAGACAAAATTAAGAAAATATAAGGTAGTTAAAACTCCAAGATCGGTCTATAAGGCAGTTCCTGGATGTCAAGATTTCAGACCTAGTCAAAAATCCCCCATAAAAAACTTTTTCTTGGCTGGCGATTATACAATGCAAAAATATTTAGCCTCTATGGAAGGAGCTGTTTTAAGTGGTAAATTATGCGCGGAATCAATCAACAAAGAGTATTCCAAAAAACCTCAAAATGTTTCTAAATAA
- the ndhM gene encoding NAD(P)H-quinone oxidoreductase subunit M, translated as MEKMLLKSTTRHVRLFTAEVVDKELQFHPNKLTLDLDPDNEFVWSEDSLNKINEKFNELIKERAGKDLDDYELRKIGSEIEGLIKFLLQNGQLSYNPECRVMNYSMGLPKTNEVL; from the coding sequence ATGGAAAAAATGCTTTTGAAATCGACTACTAGACATGTAAGACTTTTTACTGCCGAAGTAGTTGATAAGGAATTACAGTTTCATCCCAACAAGCTAACGCTTGATTTAGATCCCGATAACGAATTTGTTTGGAGTGAAGATTCTCTAAATAAAATAAATGAAAAATTCAATGAATTAATCAAAGAAAGAGCAGGAAAGGATTTAGATGATTATGAACTTCGAAAAATAGGATCAGAAATCGAAGGTTTAATCAAATTTTTGCTTCAAAATGGTCAGCTAAGTTACAACCCTGAATGTAGAGTAATGAATTATTCAATGGGTTTACCAAAGACAAATGAAGTGCTGTGA
- a CDS encoding phytoene synthase, translated as MKNSISQLDQAYEICRKETQQWAKTFYLGTLLLPQEKRKAIWAIYVWCRRTDEIMDSVEASTKSQNELSDNLDEWEENTKNVFKGNIKSELDSVLLDTIEKYPQSIQPYLDMIDGQRMDLNKFRYKDFDELKLYCYRVAGTVGLMTQNVMGIDSAYTSAPWSAMPDPSEAAIALGIANQLTNILRDVGEDRHRGRIYLPQADIEKFNYSEEELLKGKINKQWKALMDFQLTRAREWFRKSEDGIKWLSSDARWPVWTSLRLYRGILDSIERLDYDVFNNRAFVKNSVKALEIPISFLISRIK; from the coding sequence TTGAAAAATTCAATTTCTCAACTAGATCAAGCATATGAAATATGCAGAAAAGAAACTCAACAATGGGCTAAAACCTTTTACTTGGGAACACTCCTATTACCTCAAGAAAAGAGAAAAGCTATTTGGGCTATCTATGTATGGTGTAGAAGAACTGATGAAATAATGGATAGCGTGGAAGCCTCAACCAAATCGCAAAATGAGCTTTCAGACAATTTAGATGAATGGGAAGAAAATACTAAAAATGTATTTAAAGGGAATATTAAATCTGAATTAGACTCAGTTTTATTAGATACTATTGAGAAATATCCACAAAGTATTCAACCTTATCTAGATATGATAGATGGCCAGAGAATGGATCTCAATAAATTTAGATACAAAGATTTTGATGAATTAAAACTTTATTGTTATAGAGTCGCAGGGACTGTTGGTTTAATGACTCAGAATGTGATGGGGATTGATAGCGCTTATACATCAGCTCCTTGGAGCGCCATGCCTGACCCCTCTGAAGCAGCTATAGCTTTAGGAATTGCAAATCAGTTAACAAATATATTGAGGGATGTGGGAGAAGATAGACACAGAGGAAGAATTTATCTCCCGCAAGCGGACATTGAAAAATTTAATTATTCTGAAGAAGAACTTTTAAAAGGAAAAATAAATAAGCAGTGGAAAGCACTTATGGACTTCCAATTAACAAGAGCTCGCGAATGGTTCCGAAAATCTGAGGATGGTATAAAGTGGTTATCTTCTGATGCAAGATGGCCAGTATGGACTTCTTTACGCCTTTACAGAGGGATTTTAGATTCTATAGAAAGATTAGATTATGATGTTTTTAATAATAGAGCTTTTGTAAAAAATTCAGTAAAAGCTCTTGAGATTCCAATATCTTTTTTAATTTCTCGAATTAAATAA
- a CDS encoding NAD(P)H-quinone oxidoreductase subunit 5 produces MPQASEIAWLIPVFPLIGAVLSGLGLISINKKINNSREIVSVGLISFVGISAAISYKALFEQVNGYQSVEKLFVWASAGDFIIPMGFVLDPLGSVMLALVTTITLLVMIYSHGYMAHDKGYVRFFTYLALFSSSMMGLIVSPNLLEIYVFWELVGMCSYLLVGFWYDRDGAAHAAQKAFVVNRVGDFGLLLGILGLFWATNSFDFNEIATGISQSISDNSIPIWAALLLCFLVFLGPMAKSAQFPLHVWLPDAMEGPTPISALIHAATMVAAGIFLVARLQPLYSIFPSIQFIIALVGTITCFLGASIALTQMDLKKGLAYSTVSQLGYMMLAMGCGAPVAGIFHLVTHACFKAMLFLGSGSVIHAMEEVVGHQPVLAQDMRLMGGLRKKMPYTSTTFLIGCVAISGIPPLAGFWSKDEILGNAFISFPAFWFVGLLTAGMTAFYMFRLYFLTFEGDFRGENKELQKELLIASKINQDEENEELHEKHGSIHESPWSMTFPLVFLAVPSLIIGFMGLPWDSKIANLLDPEEAETAAKAFELKEFLPLATASVLIASAGIIIAYQAYFVKKINLSVLFAEKFPSINRFLSNKWYLDDINEKLFVKGSRKLAKEVLEVDSKVVDGVVNLTGLVTLGSGEGLKYFETGRAQFYALIVFGGVILLVAIFGIQSPQVS; encoded by the coding sequence ATGCCTCAAGCTTCAGAAATTGCCTGGTTAATTCCTGTTTTCCCACTTATTGGAGCAGTGCTTTCTGGTTTAGGCCTAATAAGTATTAACAAGAAAATTAATAATTCCAGAGAAATTGTTTCTGTAGGTCTTATTTCGTTTGTTGGCATTTCTGCGGCAATTAGTTACAAAGCTCTTTTTGAACAAGTTAATGGTTATCAATCTGTAGAAAAATTATTTGTATGGGCTAGTGCTGGGGATTTTATTATTCCGATGGGTTTTGTCCTTGATCCTTTGGGTAGTGTAATGCTTGCTCTTGTAACGACTATAACTTTGCTGGTAATGATCTACTCTCATGGTTATATGGCGCATGACAAAGGTTATGTCAGATTTTTTACATATTTAGCATTATTTAGTAGTTCAATGATGGGACTAATAGTTAGTCCGAATTTATTAGAAATTTATGTTTTTTGGGAATTAGTTGGGATGTGTTCTTATTTGTTGGTTGGTTTTTGGTATGACAGGGATGGCGCTGCCCACGCTGCACAAAAAGCATTTGTTGTTAATAGAGTGGGAGATTTTGGCTTATTACTAGGAATTCTTGGCCTATTTTGGGCAACAAATAGTTTTGATTTTAATGAAATAGCCACTGGAATTTCTCAATCAATATCTGACAATTCGATACCTATTTGGGCTGCTTTACTCCTTTGTTTTTTAGTTTTTTTAGGGCCAATGGCAAAATCTGCTCAGTTTCCTCTTCATGTGTGGTTGCCTGATGCAATGGAAGGCCCGACACCTATTTCTGCACTTATCCATGCCGCAACAATGGTTGCTGCAGGAATATTTCTTGTAGCAAGACTCCAACCTTTGTACTCAATATTCCCCTCTATTCAGTTCATTATTGCTTTAGTTGGCACCATTACTTGTTTTTTAGGAGCCTCTATAGCTTTGACCCAAATGGATTTAAAAAAAGGTTTAGCTTACAGCACAGTGTCTCAGCTTGGGTATATGATGCTTGCAATGGGTTGTGGAGCGCCAGTAGCAGGAATTTTTCATTTAGTGACTCATGCTTGCTTCAAAGCAATGCTATTTTTGGGATCTGGTTCAGTAATACATGCTATGGAAGAAGTAGTTGGCCATCAGCCTGTATTAGCTCAAGATATGAGATTAATGGGTGGTTTAAGAAAAAAAATGCCATATACATCAACAACATTTTTAATAGGTTGCGTAGCAATTAGTGGTATTCCACCATTGGCAGGTTTTTGGAGTAAAGATGAGATACTCGGAAATGCTTTTATATCATTTCCAGCTTTTTGGTTTGTAGGACTTCTAACCGCTGGTATGACTGCTTTTTATATGTTTAGGCTTTATTTCTTGACATTTGAAGGAGATTTCAGGGGAGAAAATAAAGAATTGCAAAAAGAGCTTCTAATAGCCTCTAAAATAAACCAAGATGAAGAAAATGAAGAACTACATGAAAAGCATGGCTCTATTCATGAGTCACCCTGGTCAATGACATTTCCCTTGGTATTTCTAGCTGTACCTTCTCTAATTATTGGTTTTATGGGACTTCCATGGGATAGCAAAATTGCAAATCTACTAGATCCTGAAGAAGCAGAGACTGCTGCAAAAGCTTTTGAATTAAAAGAATTTTTGCCTTTAGCGACAGCTTCAGTTCTTATTGCATCGGCTGGAATCATTATTGCTTATCAGGCATATTTTGTGAAAAAAATTAATTTATCAGTTTTATTTGCCGAGAAGTTTCCTAGTATCAACAGATTTTTATCCAATAAATGGTATCTAGATGACATTAATGAAAAACTTTTTGTTAAGGGTAGTAGAAAACTTGCTAAAGAAGTCTTAGAGGTTGATTCTAAAGTTGTTGATGGCGTCGTAAATCTTACTGGACTTGTAACTTTAGGAAGTGGAGAAGGTTTAAAATATTTTGAGACTGGTAGGGCTCAATTTTACGCGCTTATTGTTTTTGGAGGCGTAATTCTACTAGTTGCCATATTTGGTATTCAATCTCCTCAAGTATCTTAA
- a CDS encoding LysR family transcriptional regulator translates to MPELPFTLDQLRILKAIAAQGSFKKAADLLYVTQPAVSLQIQNLEKQLEITIFDRGGRKALLTEAGRLLLEYCERILNQCDEACKAIEDLNSLKGGTLVIGASQTTGTYLMPRMIGLFRQKYPDVSVQLQVHSTRRTGWSVANGQIDLAIIGGQLPGDLENLLQVIPYATDELALVLPSKHPLSTKKELLKEDLYKLNFVTLDSQSTTRKVVDKLLQDSGLDIQRLKIEMELNSLEAIKNAVQSGLGASFLPVVSIERELSAGTIHKAFVADLEVKRELKLITNPSRYTSRASEVFKKNILPQFASLESPLRHI, encoded by the coding sequence ATGCCAGAATTACCATTTACACTCGACCAATTAAGAATACTAAAAGCTATAGCAGCTCAAGGCAGTTTTAAAAAAGCTGCAGACCTCCTGTATGTAACTCAACCTGCCGTGAGTTTACAAATACAAAATCTAGAAAAACAACTTGAAATCACAATTTTCGACAGAGGTGGCAGGAAGGCTTTATTGACTGAAGCAGGCAGATTATTACTTGAATATTGCGAACGAATTTTGAATCAGTGCGACGAAGCCTGCAAAGCTATTGAAGATTTAAATAGCTTAAAAGGTGGAACACTTGTGATTGGAGCCAGCCAAACAACGGGAACTTATTTAATGCCCAGAATGATAGGACTATTTAGACAAAAATACCCTGATGTATCTGTTCAACTTCAAGTTCATAGTACTAGAAGAACTGGTTGGAGTGTCGCCAATGGCCAAATTGACTTGGCCATTATTGGCGGACAATTACCAGGAGATTTAGAAAATTTGCTACAAGTAATTCCATATGCCACAGATGAATTGGCATTAGTTTTACCCTCTAAACACCCACTTTCGACAAAAAAAGAGCTCTTAAAAGAAGACTTATACAAATTAAATTTTGTAACATTAGACTCTCAATCAACAACAAGAAAAGTTGTTGACAAACTGCTTCAAGATTCTGGACTTGATATTCAAAGATTAAAAATTGAAATGGAACTTAACTCTCTTGAAGCAATCAAGAATGCAGTTCAGTCAGGATTAGGCGCATCCTTTTTGCCTGTTGTTTCAATTGAAAGAGAACTATCTGCTGGGACAATCCACAAAGCATTCGTTGCCGACCTAGAAGTTAAAAGAGAACTCAAATTAATTACTAATCCGTCACGATATACATCGAGAGCATCAGAAGTATTTAAGAAAAATATTCTGCCACAATTTGCCAGTTTAGAAAGTCCTTTAAGGCATATATAG